The following proteins come from a genomic window of Xiphophorus couchianus chromosome 19, X_couchianus-1.0, whole genome shotgun sequence:
- the LOC114134794 gene encoding gastrula zinc finger protein XlCGF57.1-like — MEARFNPKVLLHRLDVQQLMVVKEETSDDHKPCVDLYDPKPHHVKEEQEGICISLWGGQFSGKEKIDTFKFPITAIAIKTEDDEHPPLLSQFYQDQIKYRAFPEENDEWESIKIEDHGDGFNSLEPEDTERDEEDDDDVKYPVSDLTHLSDSGLKTKNMGSEWKESRAPESEEDLVDRVLSVSEITEQLFRCYSFQRHMADSETGHLSSLDDSGLKEKEIVDLEVQTGEKFHCEDCGKMFSHERTLNAHMRIHREPKPYCCVLCGNGFSTKSSLNRHIRVHTGQKPYCCDLCGRKFSQKGHLAQHVVLHTGQKPFCCDVCGQRFSLKTCLTRHMRVHTGEKSYCCSICGYRSSQKGHLAQHMVVHTGERPFHCNLCGQRFTGKSSLKKHTRIHTGQKPFCCYLCGHRFTQKSNLNAHMKIHANREVA, encoded by the exons ATGGAGGCTCGTTTCAACCCCAAGGTTCTGCTACACAGATTAg ATGTTCAACAGTTAATGGTAGTTAAAGAAGAAACTTCTGATGACCACAAACCTTGTGTTGACCTGTATGACCCAAAGCCCCACCACGTAAAAGAGGAACAGGAGGGAATCTGCATTAGTCTGTGGGGAGGGCAGTTCAGTGGGAAGGAGAAGATTGATACCTTCAAGTTTCCAATCACTGCTATTGCCATAAAGACAGAAGATGATGAACATCCCCCTCTGCTCTCACAGTTTTATCAAGACCAAATTAAATACAGAGCGTTTCCAGAAGAGAACGATGAATGGGAATCCATCAAGATAGAAGATCATGGGGATGGTTTCAACTCCTTAGAGCCCGAAGACACTGAGAGGGATGAAGAGGACGATGATGATGTAAAGTACCCCGTCTCTGACCTGACACACTTGTCAGACTCTGgactgaaaactaaaaacatggGCAGTGAATGGAAGGAGAGTAGAGCTCCTGAGTCAGAGGAAGACCTTGTTGACCGAGTTTTAAGCGTCTCTGAAATTACCGAACAACTGTTCCGTTGTTATTCTTTCCAGAGACATATGGCAGATTCAGAAACGGGACATTTAAGCTCCTTGGATGACAGTGGATTGAAAGAGAAGGAAATCGTGGACTTAGAAGTCCAGACAGGAGAAAAGTTTCACTGTGAAGACTGTGGAAAAATGTTCAGCCATGAACGAACTTTAAACGCACACATGAGAATCCACAGGGAACCTAAACCTTACTGTTGCGTACTCTGTGGAAATGGATTTAGCACAAAATCAAGTCTAAACAGACACATCAGAGTCCACACAGGACAGAAACCTTACTGCTGTGATCTCTGTGGCCGTAAATTCTCTCAAAAGGGACATTTGGCACAACACGTGGTGCTCCACACCGGACAGAAACCCTTCTGTTGTGATGTCTGTGGACAAAGATTTAGCCTGAAAACATGTCTAACCAGACACATGAGAgtccacacaggagagaaatCTTACTGTTGCAGCATCTGTGGATATAGATCTTCTCAAAAAGGACATTTAGCACAACACATGGTCGTCCACACTGGAGAGAGACCTTTCCATTGTAATCTCTGTGGACAAAGATTCACAGGGAAATCAAGTTTAAAGAAACACACGAGAATCCACACAGGTCAAAAACCTTTCTGTTGTTATCTCTGTGGACACAGGTTTACACAAAAATCCAACTTAAATGCACACATGAAAATCCACGCTAACAGGGAAGTTGCTTAG